From Phenylobacterium immobile (ATCC 35973), a single genomic window includes:
- a CDS encoding alpha/beta hydrolase — MTFEPHPADGLGLRLGPPKGETLIVLLHGVGASGADLSPIAQALCAADPRRICVLLDGPEPFDGGGDGRQWFSVRGVTPDNRAERVTRALPRLVGRLEALLAAENLSWRSLTLLGFSQGAILTLGLAASGHSFGSGVALAGRLANSVETAHDGSPRLFISHGTADRVIPWAEGQDAQQRLAAAGFDARFQSVDGLGHQISGEQVETVQRWLSSAPCFGDRPEP, encoded by the coding sequence ATGACCTTTGAACCTCATCCCGCTGATGGCCTCGGCCTGCGTCTTGGCCCGCCGAAAGGCGAAACTCTCATCGTGCTGCTGCATGGCGTCGGCGCTTCGGGCGCCGACTTGTCGCCCATCGCGCAGGCCCTCTGCGCCGCCGACCCGCGTCGCATCTGCGTGCTGCTCGATGGGCCTGAGCCGTTCGATGGCGGCGGAGACGGCCGGCAGTGGTTTTCCGTGCGGGGTGTGACCCCTGACAACCGGGCGGAGCGCGTGACCCGCGCACTGCCGCGGCTGGTCGGACGATTGGAGGCCCTGCTGGCCGCCGAAAACCTCTCGTGGCGATCCCTGACGCTGCTCGGCTTCAGCCAGGGCGCGATCCTCACACTGGGTCTAGCCGCCTCGGGCCACAGTTTTGGCTCGGGCGTGGCGCTCGCGGGCCGGCTGGCGAATTCCGTAGAGACGGCGCACGACGGTTCGCCGCGACTGTTCATCAGTCACGGGACCGCAGACCGGGTGATCCCGTGGGCCGAAGGTCAGGACGCTCAGCAGCGCTTGGCGGCGGCCGGCTTCGACGCAAGATTTCAGTCGGTCGACGGGCTGGGGCACCAAATCTCAGGCGAGCAGGTCGAAACTGTCCAGCGATGGCTATCCTCGGCGCCGTGCTTTGGAGATCGCCCTGAGCCGTGA
- a CDS encoding NAD(P)-dependent alcohol dehydrogenase: protein MSNPAHSAQTAHTHKVLAAIAREPRAPLVVEEGRIEDPRADEILVRVVATGVCHTDIVVRNQDFSAPLPMVLGHEGAGVVEAVGAAVTEVVPGDHVVMTYMWCGHCHTCASGHPAHCENMGPLNFGGGRLDGSTATTDVAGKPLHDHFFGQSSFATLALANEKNIVKVDKDAPLELLGPLGCGIQTGAGAVLQALDVKAGTSFAAFGAGAVGLAAVMAARVAGATTIIAVDVTPSRLELAKTLGATHVINSREADPVAAIREITGNGADYTLECSGRAAVLRQAIDALGSMGACGIVGATKEGTEVAFNVNDVMIPGRRIIGIVQGDVISKTFIPKLIALHAQGRFPFDKLVRFYDFAQVNEAIADSESGVTIKPILRMPA, encoded by the coding sequence ATGTCGAACCCAGCACACAGCGCTCAAACGGCGCATACGCACAAGGTTCTCGCGGCGATCGCCCGCGAACCCCGTGCCCCGCTTGTGGTTGAGGAAGGCCGGATCGAGGATCCTCGCGCCGACGAGATTCTCGTGCGCGTGGTCGCCACCGGCGTATGCCATACGGATATTGTGGTCCGAAATCAGGACTTTTCAGCGCCACTTCCGATGGTGCTCGGCCACGAAGGCGCCGGCGTCGTCGAGGCCGTCGGCGCTGCAGTCACCGAGGTTGTCCCAGGCGACCATGTGGTGATGACTTACATGTGGTGCGGGCACTGCCACACCTGCGCGTCGGGGCATCCCGCGCATTGCGAGAACATGGGCCCGCTCAACTTCGGCGGCGGCCGCCTCGACGGATCGACAGCGACGACTGACGTCGCGGGCAAGCCCCTTCACGATCACTTCTTCGGCCAATCCTCTTTCGCCACCCTGGCGCTGGCCAATGAGAAGAACATCGTCAAGGTCGATAAGGATGCGCCGCTCGAGCTGCTTGGGCCTCTTGGGTGCGGCATCCAGACGGGCGCCGGCGCGGTGCTCCAGGCGCTCGACGTCAAGGCCGGAACAAGCTTCGCCGCCTTTGGCGCAGGGGCCGTTGGCTTGGCTGCGGTCATGGCGGCCCGGGTCGCGGGCGCGACGACAATTATCGCCGTCGACGTGACGCCTAGCCGGCTCGAACTGGCCAAGACGCTCGGCGCGACCCACGTCATCAACAGCCGCGAGGCCGATCCCGTCGCAGCCATCCGTGAGATCACAGGCAACGGCGCCGACTACACCTTGGAATGCAGCGGCCGCGCCGCAGTGCTCCGCCAGGCGATCGACGCGCTCGGCTCCATGGGCGCTTGCGGCATCGTCGGGGCCACCAAGGAAGGCACCGAGGTGGCCTTCAACGTCAACGATGTGATGATCCCCGGTCGCCGCATCATCGGCATCGTCCAGGGCGACGTGATCTCCAAGACCTTCATTCCGAAGCTGATCGCCCTGCATGCGCAAGGTCGTTTCCCCTTCGACAAGCTTGTCCGCTTTTACGACTTCGCCCAGGTCAACGAGGCCATCGCCGATTCCGAAAGCGGCGTGACCATCAAGCCGATCTTGCGGATGCCCGCCTGA
- a CDS encoding LysR family transcriptional regulator, protein MDLKRLRYFVAVADAGGFTRAAQQLNMSQPPLSRRVHELETELGVSLIDRGARPLALTQAGKFLLEQARMILARVEGLELAMKELTQIERPFVRVAAPPSAIPSPLPSILRRFREVLPQARVSLIELNSLEQIGALKAGLIDVGFGRVRIDDAAVHRVVLREEPLLAAVPTRHRLATLPAVSLADLAREPFAIFPNDTRPSFGGTMLTVLADHGLAPSALIEVRDLQTAMTLVAAGEAVSLAPDGARYFTHPDVTFRALVERVSSPLILSSRVGDQSAALEIFVDVAHSVVRDAERLPA, encoded by the coding sequence ATGGATCTGAAGCGACTTCGGTATTTTGTCGCTGTCGCGGACGCTGGCGGCTTCACGCGAGCGGCCCAGCAGCTGAACATGTCGCAACCGCCGCTCAGTCGGCGCGTCCACGAACTGGAGACTGAGCTTGGCGTCTCGCTGATCGATCGCGGGGCGCGGCCCCTGGCCCTGACTCAGGCGGGAAAGTTCCTGCTCGAACAGGCGCGCATGATCTTGGCCCGTGTCGAGGGCCTCGAACTGGCGATGAAGGAGCTTACCCAGATTGAGCGACCGTTCGTCCGCGTGGCGGCGCCGCCCTCGGCGATACCCTCGCCGTTGCCGTCCATCCTTCGGCGCTTCAGGGAAGTCTTACCCCAGGCGCGGGTGTCTCTGATTGAGCTCAACAGTCTCGAGCAGATCGGCGCCTTGAAGGCCGGATTGATCGATGTCGGCTTTGGTCGAGTGCGGATCGATGACGCCGCGGTCCATCGGGTGGTCCTGCGCGAAGAGCCCTTGCTGGCCGCCGTGCCCACGCGCCATCGCCTGGCCACCCTGCCGGCGGTGTCGCTTGCGGACCTTGCGCGTGAGCCCTTCGCCATTTTCCCAAACGATACGAGGCCGAGCTTCGGCGGCACGATGCTGACCGTTCTGGCGGACCATGGATTGGCGCCCAGCGCGCTCATCGAGGTTCGCGATCTGCAGACCGCCATGACGCTGGTGGCGGCGGGAGAAGCGGTCAGCCTTGCGCCTGACGGCGCGCGCTACTTCACCCATCCCGACGTCACCTTCCGAGCGCTTGTCGAGCGGGTCTCCTCACCCCTGATTCTGAGCTCACGGGTCGGCGATCAAAGCGCTGCGCTGGAAATCTTCGTCGATGTCGCCCATTCGGTCGTGCGCGACGCGGAAAGACTTCCCGCCTAG
- a CDS encoding ester cyclase — MKSLENLRLSALIAGLAALAIAGPVLAQTPASDAAALARYKAAEAIGEAHLKTFDTLDFDVFSNQKWERLKESHAANVAVHWPDGHVTTGIDRHIADLKAMFVYAPDTRIKQHPVRLAQGEWTSVTGVMEGTFTAPMPTPDGPIAPTGKTFKLPMATVSHWTNGTMDEEYLFWDNQTYMTQLGLGK, encoded by the coding sequence GTGAAGAGTCTTGAAAACCTGCGCCTGAGCGCCTTGATCGCCGGGCTCGCCGCCCTGGCGATCGCTGGTCCCGTTTTGGCCCAAACCCCCGCCTCCGATGCGGCGGCGCTGGCCCGCTACAAGGCCGCCGAAGCCATTGGCGAGGCGCACCTGAAAACCTTCGACACCCTCGATTTCGATGTGTTCTCGAACCAGAAGTGGGAGCGGCTGAAGGAGAGCCACGCGGCGAATGTGGCGGTGCATTGGCCTGATGGCCACGTCACAACCGGGATCGACCGCCACATCGCCGACCTGAAGGCGATGTTCGTCTACGCGCCCGACACGCGCATCAAGCAGCACCCGGTTCGCCTGGCTCAGGGGGAGTGGACGTCGGTGACGGGTGTGATGGAGGGCACGTTCACCGCGCCGATGCCCACGCCAGACGGTCCGATCGCGCCGACGGGCAAGACCTTCAAACTGCCCATGGCCACGGTCAGCCATTGGACCAACGGGACCATGGATGAGGAATATCTGTTCTGGGACAACCAGACCTACATGACCCAGCTTGGCCTCGGCAAATAA
- a CDS encoding sensor histidine kinase, producing MTEPRRPDPDALLAAAAKPGRGRLKVFLGMSPGVGKTYEMLRAARRRKAEGGDVVVGVVETHGRKDTQSLLRGLEVIPRKPIPHRERTLLEFDIDAAIARKPDLLLVDEYAHSNAPGSRHPKRWQDVEELLAAGLDVWTTLNVQHLESLVDVVWKITGVRQRETVPDGALSRADEIELIDITPAELRQRMAEGKVYLPDTARTAADRFFKIENLTALREMALRRAAQTVDDQLIHAMKVAGVEGPWAAGERILVLVGPDAMAASLVRAGRRLSDMMMDAPWTVAHVERPNLAPPAPAAAQKLREALKLAEQLGGSTVALSGDDLVATVLDYASRNNLTQIVVGKSHRPRWRPFGRDLISALLGETRGAAVHVITETADGGGVQPPPRPAPRSIPWVGHLGALACVAVAGGVAHFVDQSIESANLAMVFMLSVLIAGLAFGLWPAVTAAATAAFVYNFFFLSPRLTLAIGHPADVLTFAVFFAVAMTTGWLTGRVRDQARAVSRRAAGISAVLLATRRLSAAAQAADAATALAEQLAAATSSGAVVLTPAGEDIAIAAASPPLAALSAGDMAAARWSWEKGEPTGAGTGTLPNASWTFRPLQGVKSRAGVVGVEPKAVATEDGERFVSALLDQGAVALERAEFAAAAAGAEALRRSDRLRSALFNSISHDLRTPLSTVLGSATTLIDFGASLTAKVRADLLLSIREEAERLNRYVGDLLDMTRLEGGALTTRREWIDIRDVLRAAVERVQRRLEGRKVDQDFPESLSLVMADASLLEQALVNILENAIAYSPDKTTIEVAAYEDRGNVVISIEDEGRGIPTPELERVFERFRRMEEATDRGKGAGLGLAISKGFVEAMGGRIAAASPIHGALGTRILISLPKERATPEGLL from the coding sequence ATGACCGAACCTCGCAGGCCAGATCCCGACGCCCTGCTGGCGGCCGCCGCCAAGCCGGGTCGGGGCCGCCTGAAGGTCTTCCTCGGCATGTCGCCGGGGGTGGGCAAGACTTATGAGATGCTGCGCGCCGCCCGCCGCCGAAAGGCCGAGGGCGGCGACGTGGTTGTCGGCGTCGTCGAAACCCATGGCCGAAAAGACACCCAGAGCCTGTTGCGCGGGCTGGAGGTCATCCCCCGCAAGCCGATCCCCCACCGCGAACGCACCTTGCTCGAGTTCGACATCGACGCGGCGATCGCCCGTAAGCCGGACCTCCTGCTCGTTGACGAATACGCCCATTCCAATGCGCCGGGCTCACGCCATCCCAAGCGCTGGCAGGACGTCGAGGAGTTGCTGGCCGCTGGGCTCGACGTCTGGACGACGCTGAACGTCCAGCACCTGGAGAGTCTGGTCGACGTGGTCTGGAAGATCACGGGCGTCCGTCAGCGCGAAACGGTCCCGGATGGCGCGCTCTCCCGCGCCGACGAGATCGAGTTGATCGACATTACGCCGGCCGAACTTCGCCAACGGATGGCCGAAGGCAAGGTCTACCTGCCCGACACCGCACGCACGGCGGCGGACCGCTTCTTCAAGATCGAGAACCTCACGGCGTTGCGCGAGATGGCGCTGCGCCGCGCCGCCCAGACCGTGGACGACCAGCTGATCCACGCCATGAAGGTGGCCGGCGTCGAAGGCCCATGGGCGGCGGGCGAGCGCATTCTCGTCCTGGTGGGCCCCGACGCCATGGCGGCGTCGCTCGTCCGGGCCGGTCGGCGACTGTCGGACATGATGATGGACGCGCCCTGGACGGTGGCCCACGTCGAGCGGCCGAACCTGGCGCCGCCGGCGCCCGCCGCCGCGCAGAAACTGCGTGAGGCGCTCAAGCTCGCCGAACAACTCGGCGGATCAACCGTCGCCTTGAGCGGCGACGATCTGGTGGCGACCGTTCTGGACTACGCCAGCCGCAACAACCTCACCCAGATCGTCGTGGGCAAGTCGCACCGGCCCCGTTGGCGTCCGTTCGGGCGGGACTTGATCAGCGCCTTGCTCGGAGAGACCCGCGGCGCCGCCGTCCATGTGATCACGGAGACGGCGGACGGCGGCGGCGTTCAGCCGCCGCCTCGCCCGGCGCCCCGCTCAATACCGTGGGTCGGTCATCTCGGCGCCTTGGCCTGCGTCGCCGTCGCCGGCGGCGTCGCCCACTTCGTCGACCAGTCGATCGAGAGCGCCAACCTCGCCATGGTCTTCATGCTGAGTGTCTTGATCGCCGGCCTGGCGTTCGGCCTGTGGCCGGCGGTCACCGCCGCCGCCACGGCGGCCTTCGTCTACAACTTCTTCTTCCTGTCGCCCCGTCTCACCCTGGCGATCGGCCATCCGGCGGACGTGCTGACCTTTGCGGTGTTCTTTGCGGTCGCCATGACCACCGGCTGGCTCACCGGGCGGGTGCGCGACCAGGCCCGCGCCGTATCCCGGCGCGCCGCCGGAATATCCGCCGTCCTCCTGGCCACCCGCAGACTGTCCGCAGCCGCCCAGGCGGCGGACGCGGCCACGGCGCTGGCCGAACAACTGGCCGCCGCCACCAGCAGCGGCGCCGTGGTTCTCACGCCCGCCGGCGAAGACATCGCCATCGCCGCCGCCTCCCCGCCCCTCGCCGCCCTGTCGGCTGGCGACATGGCCGCTGCGCGCTGGAGCTGGGAGAAGGGAGAGCCCACCGGCGCCGGCACCGGCACCCTGCCCAACGCCTCCTGGACCTTCCGGCCGCTGCAGGGGGTGAAGTCGAGGGCGGGCGTGGTCGGCGTCGAGCCTAAAGCCGTCGCCACAGAGGACGGCGAGCGGTTTGTGAGCGCCCTCCTCGACCAGGGCGCCGTAGCCCTGGAACGGGCCGAGTTCGCCGCCGCGGCCGCTGGCGCGGAGGCCTTGCGGCGCAGCGACCGGCTTCGCTCGGCGCTGTTCAACTCCATCAGCCACGATCTGCGCACGCCGCTCTCAACCGTGCTGGGCTCGGCCACCACCCTCATCGACTTTGGCGCATCCCTGACCGCTAAGGTTCGCGCGGACCTGCTGCTGTCGATCCGCGAAGAAGCTGAACGGCTCAATCGCTACGTCGGCGACCTGCTGGACATGACTCGCCTTGAGGGCGGCGCGCTGACCACCCGGCGCGAATGGATCGACATCCGTGACGTCCTACGCGCCGCCGTCGAGCGGGTTCAGCGCCGGCTGGAGGGTCGGAAGGTCGATCAGGACTTCCCAGAGAGCCTGTCGCTGGTGATGGCCGACGCTTCACTTCTGGAGCAGGCCCTGGTGAACATCCTGGAAAACGCCATCGCCTACAGCCCGGACAAGACCACCATCGAGGTCGCGGCCTATGAGGATCGCGGGAATGTCGTCATCAGCATCGAGGACGAGGGCCGCGGCATCCCAACCCCGGAGCTTGAGCGGGTCTTCGAACGGTTCCGGCGCATGGAGGAAGCCACCGACCGCGGCAAGGGCGCCGGCCTGGGCCTTGCGATCTCCAAGGGTTTCGTGGAAGCCATGGGCGGCCGGATCGCCGCCGCGAGCCCGATCCACGGCGCGCTCGGCACGCGCATCCTGATCAGCTTGCCCAAGGAGCGAGCTACGCCTGAAGGCCTGCTTTGA
- a CDS encoding LysR family transcriptional regulator — protein sequence MDWEDLKTFLAVARHGSLSAGARALAVSQATMGRRLDALHARIGAKLLQRTPSGFALTPAGERILASVERMEFEANSVERTIGGEDVRLEGLVRVTTVETFGARIVVPALAGLQTSHPGIVVELITDTRSLSLARREADIAIRLAPFEQHAAVVSHIADMAFGLYAADAYLAAHGTPDLAVEGGAGHRLINFQDDLSGLAEATWIRRIAPKATPALKANSRDVQLNACVAGFGLAALPRYLADAVVGLRLLPTAVTPPVREVWLGVHKDMRATPRIRAVLEAVTTGIRAQARALSPRAGAHDQGQGR from the coding sequence ATGGATTGGGAAGACCTCAAGACCTTCCTCGCCGTCGCCCGCCACGGCAGTCTGTCGGCCGGCGCTCGGGCGCTTGCGGTCAGTCAGGCGACCATGGGCCGGCGCCTCGACGCCTTGCACGCCCGGATCGGCGCCAAGCTTTTGCAGCGGACACCCTCGGGCTTCGCGCTGACGCCGGCCGGCGAACGCATCCTGGCCTCGGTCGAACGCATGGAGTTCGAAGCGAACAGCGTCGAACGCACCATTGGCGGCGAGGACGTCAGGCTCGAGGGCTTGGTGCGGGTCACGACCGTAGAGACCTTCGGCGCACGGATCGTGGTCCCCGCGCTGGCGGGCTTGCAGACCTCCCACCCCGGCATTGTCGTCGAGTTGATCACCGACACACGGTCCCTGAGCCTGGCGCGGCGCGAGGCGGACATCGCCATTCGCCTCGCGCCCTTTGAGCAGCACGCCGCGGTCGTCAGCCACATCGCCGACATGGCCTTTGGCCTCTATGCGGCGGATGCCTACCTGGCGGCGCACGGCACGCCCGATCTCGCCGTCGAGGGCGGCGCCGGCCATCGGCTGATCAACTTTCAGGATGATCTCAGCGGCCTGGCCGAGGCGACCTGGATCAGACGCATCGCGCCCAAGGCGACGCCGGCGCTTAAGGCCAACAGCCGCGATGTGCAGCTGAACGCCTGTGTCGCCGGCTTCGGATTGGCGGCCTTGCCTCGTTATCTGGCTGACGCTGTCGTGGGATTGCGCCTCTTGCCCACCGCCGTCACGCCACCCGTGCGAGAAGTCTGGCTGGGCGTGCACAAGGACATGCGGGCGACGCCGAGAATCCGCGCGGTGTTGGAGGCCGTCACAACCGGCATCCGCGCACAGGCCCGTGCGCTGTCACCTCGGGCAGGCGCGCACGATCAGGGGCAAGGCCGCTAG
- the kdpC gene encoding potassium-transporting ATPase subunit KdpC: protein MLAQIRPALVVTLVFTLLLGVAYPLAVTGVGKLAFPAQAGGSLIHDQAGQVIGSALLGQNFSDAKYLHPRPSAAGSDGYDASASSGSNLGPLNPALIERIGKSASDLAGEGANPIPADALTTSGSGLDPDVSPANAARQAARIAAARGVSPAEVDRVLKGATTSPWLGVFGQARVTVLKANLALDAAFPAAQPPAQ, encoded by the coding sequence ATGCTCGCTCAAATCCGCCCCGCTCTGGTGGTCACCCTGGTCTTCACCCTGTTGCTGGGGGTCGCCTACCCTCTCGCCGTCACCGGCGTCGGCAAACTTGCCTTCCCCGCCCAGGCGGGCGGCAGCCTGATCCACGACCAGGCCGGCCAGGTGATCGGCTCAGCCCTGCTCGGCCAGAACTTCTCGGACGCGAAATACCTCCACCCTCGGCCCTCAGCGGCCGGATCGGACGGCTATGACGCCTCAGCCTCCTCGGGGTCCAATCTGGGGCCCCTGAACCCCGCGTTGATCGAACGGATCGGCAAATCCGCAAGCGATCTCGCCGGGGAGGGCGCGAACCCGATCCCCGCGGATGCTCTGACGACGTCGGGCTCCGGCCTGGACCCTGACGTCTCGCCGGCCAACGCAGCCCGGCAGGCCGCGCGCATAGCCGCCGCCCGTGGCGTCTCGCCCGCTGAGGTCGATCGGGTGCTCAAGGGGGCGACCACCAGCCCCTGGCTGGGTGTGTTCGGTCAGGCCCGGGTGACGGTCCTGAAGGCCAACCTCGCCCTCGACGCGGCCTTCCCCGCGGCGCAACCTCCGGCGCAATGA
- the kdpB gene encoding potassium-transporting ATPase subunit KdpB translates to MTSTVPGRTAGLGGGFSAAMLGRAAGDAFVKLNPRKLLGNPVIFATEIVAVLATISTVIAFQKHGAWGFALQISMWLWATVLFANFAESVAEGRGKAAADSLRATRVTTKAKLIIDERTGTIVPTPAHELGVGQVVLVEAGDVIPSDGEIIEGVASVNEAAITGESAPVIRESGGDRSAVTGGTTVVSDWLKIRITSEAGSTFLDRMIAMVEGADRRKTPNEIALAVLLAGLTLIFLIAVVTLLGLGAYSGVKLDPMILGALFICLIPTTIGGLLSAVGIAGMDRLLKVNVLATSGRAVEAAGDVDTLLLDKTGTITFGNRMATELVPVGGVRPDMLLRATLLASLGDETPEGRSIVELARNQGLTLETPADAKVIPFSATTRQSGLDSGGHSWRKGAVDAVLKESGLEPRQAPAEFNAAVDRIARSGGTPLAVSENGVLFGVIHLKDVVKPNVKARFADLRRMGLRTVMITGDNPVTAAAIASEAGVDDFLAEATPEDKLRLIREEQGKGRLVAMCGDGANDAPALAQSDVGVAMQTGAQAAREAGNMVDLDSDPTKVIEIVEVGKQMLITRGALTTFSIANDVAKYFAIIPALFVATLPALGAMNVMGLSSPESAILSAVIFNALVIIALIPLALRGVKYRAVGAGKLLQRNLLIYGLGGVIAPFVGIKLIDLIVSGLGLA, encoded by the coding sequence ATGACCTCAACCGTTCCCGGCCGCACCGCCGGCCTGGGGGGCGGCTTCTCCGCCGCCATGCTTGGGCGCGCCGCCGGCGACGCCTTCGTAAAGCTCAATCCGCGCAAGCTGCTGGGCAATCCAGTGATCTTCGCCACCGAGATCGTCGCCGTCCTGGCGACCATCTCGACCGTGATCGCATTCCAGAAGCATGGCGCCTGGGGCTTCGCCTTGCAGATCTCGATGTGGCTTTGGGCCACCGTGCTGTTCGCCAACTTCGCCGAAAGCGTCGCTGAAGGTCGGGGCAAGGCCGCCGCGGACAGTCTGCGGGCCACCCGCGTTACGACCAAGGCGAAGCTCATCATCGACGAGAGGACCGGCACGATCGTTCCGACGCCCGCTCACGAGCTCGGCGTCGGCCAGGTCGTCCTGGTGGAAGCCGGCGACGTCATCCCGTCCGACGGCGAAATCATCGAAGGCGTCGCATCCGTGAACGAGGCCGCCATCACGGGCGAGAGCGCACCGGTCATCCGGGAGAGCGGGGGCGACCGATCAGCCGTGACCGGCGGCACCACGGTCGTCTCCGACTGGCTGAAGATTCGCATCACCTCCGAGGCGGGATCCACGTTCCTCGACCGGATGATCGCCATGGTCGAGGGCGCCGACCGTCGGAAGACTCCCAACGAGATCGCGCTCGCCGTCCTGCTGGCCGGCCTGACCCTGATCTTCCTGATCGCGGTGGTGACCCTGCTGGGCCTGGGCGCCTACTCGGGCGTGAAGCTTGATCCCATGATCCTGGGCGCGCTGTTCATCTGCCTCATCCCCACCACGATCGGCGGCCTGTTGTCAGCCGTCGGCATCGCCGGGATGGATCGTCTGCTCAAGGTCAATGTGCTGGCGACCTCCGGCCGCGCGGTCGAGGCGGCCGGCGACGTCGACACGCTGCTCCTGGACAAGACCGGCACCATCACCTTCGGCAACCGCATGGCCACCGAACTCGTCCCCGTGGGCGGGGTTCGGCCCGACATGCTCCTTCGCGCGACCCTGCTGGCGTCGCTGGGCGACGAGACCCCGGAAGGACGCTCGATCGTCGAACTGGCCCGCAACCAGGGCCTCACCCTGGAAACGCCGGCTGACGCCAAGGTCATTCCGTTCAGCGCCACCACCCGGCAGTCGGGCCTCGACTCCGGCGGCCATAGCTGGCGCAAGGGCGCCGTCGATGCGGTGCTGAAAGAATCGGGTCTTGAGCCCCGCCAGGCCCCGGCGGAGTTCAACGCCGCGGTGGACCGGATCGCCCGTTCCGGCGGCACGCCGCTGGCGGTCAGCGAGAACGGCGTCCTGTTCGGCGTCATCCACCTCAAGGACGTGGTGAAGCCCAACGTGAAGGCGCGGTTCGCCGACCTCCGTCGCATGGGCCTGCGCACCGTGATGATCACCGGCGACAACCCCGTCACCGCCGCCGCCATCGCTTCAGAGGCTGGCGTGGACGACTTCCTCGCCGAGGCGACGCCGGAGGACAAGCTGCGGCTGATCCGCGAAGAACAGGGCAAGGGCCGCCTGGTCGCGATGTGCGGAGACGGCGCCAACGACGCCCCGGCCCTCGCTCAGTCCGACGTCGGCGTGGCCATGCAGACCGGCGCCCAGGCCGCCCGCGAGGCCGGCAACATGGTCGATCTGGACAGCGACCCCACCAAGGTCATCGAGATCGTCGAGGTCGGCAAACAGATGCTGATCACGCGCGGCGCACTGACCACCTTCTCCATCGCCAACGATGTCGCCAAGTATTTCGCGATTATCCCGGCTCTGTTCGTGGCGACCCTGCCCGCCTTGGGAGCCATGAACGTCATGGGGCTTTCCAGTCCGGAAAGCGCCATCCTGTCGGCCGTGATCTTCAATGCGCTGGTAATCATCGCCCTGATCCCGCTCGCCCTTCGGGGCGTGAAGTACCGCGCGGTCGGGGCCGGCAAGCTCCTGCAGCGCAATCTGCTCATCTATGGCCTCGGCGGCGTCATCGCCCCCTTCGTCGGCATCAAGCTCATCGACCTGATCGTCTCAGGCCTGGGCCTCGCGTGA
- a CDS encoding response regulator has translation MSAHKPRILVIDDEPQIHRFLGPALDASGYEHVRAETAADGLREIARKAPDVVVLDLGLPDMDGKQTLERARAFYKGPIIILSARDRETEKIDALDLGANDYVEKPFGVGELLARIRAALRSQVQDRGAEPVVAVGDLTIDLVKRLVTRHGTPIRLSPREYDLLAQLVEGGGKVVTHRQLLTAVWGPAHEQDVQYLRVFVGQLRQKIEPNPAQPTLILTEAGVGYRWLGR, from the coding sequence TTGAGCGCACATAAGCCCCGTATCCTCGTCATCGACGACGAGCCTCAGATCCACCGCTTCCTTGGTCCCGCACTGGATGCCAGCGGCTATGAGCATGTGCGCGCCGAGACCGCCGCAGACGGCCTGCGCGAGATCGCCCGCAAGGCGCCGGACGTTGTGGTGCTCGACCTCGGTCTGCCGGACATGGACGGCAAGCAGACGTTGGAAAGGGCGCGCGCCTTCTACAAGGGGCCGATCATCATTCTGTCGGCCCGCGACCGAGAAACCGAGAAGATCGACGCCCTGGACCTCGGCGCGAACGACTACGTCGAGAAGCCCTTTGGCGTGGGCGAACTCCTGGCCCGAATTCGCGCCGCCCTGCGCAGCCAGGTTCAGGATCGCGGCGCTGAACCGGTCGTCGCTGTCGGGGATCTGACCATTGACCTCGTAAAGCGCCTGGTGACGCGACACGGAACGCCGATACGTCTGTCCCCTCGCGAATACGATTTGCTGGCGCAACTGGTCGAGGGCGGCGGCAAGGTCGTGACCCATCGGCAACTGTTGACCGCCGTCTGGGGACCCGCCCACGAACAGGACGTGCAATACCTTCGTGTCTTCGTAGGCCAGCTTCGGCAGAAAATAGAACCAAACCCGGCTCAGCCCACCCTGATCCTCACTGAAGCCGGCGTGGGCTACCGATGGCTCGGGCGATAG